In one window of Gorilla gorilla gorilla isolate KB3781 chromosome 2, NHGRI_mGorGor1-v2.1_pri, whole genome shotgun sequence DNA:
- the CMC1 gene encoding COX assembly mitochondrial protein homolog isoform X6 produces MALDPADFTKCCKNSGVLMVVKCRKENSALKECLTAYYNDPAFYEECKMEYLKEREEFRKTGIPTKKRLQKLPTSM; encoded by the exons attttaCCAAATGTTGCAAGAACTCTGGAGTTCTTATGGTAGTAAAATGCCGGAAAGAAAATTCTGCACTGAAAGAATGTCTAACTGCTTA CTATAATGATCCAGCCTTTTATGAAGAATGCAAAATGGAATAcctgaaggaaagggaagaattcAGAAAAACTGGAATTCCTACAAAGAAAAGGCTACAGAAGCTTCCAACAAGCATGTAG